AGACAACACAGGGTGAACACCAGTAGGATGTTTATCCGTTAATCTCCAGGAACAACTTTTCAACGAGAGAATTTCAATGTGTAATTTGAGATCAATCTTAAGGATCTTATAGTCATCACTAGTTGAGTCATATCCCAATCCCCAAGTACAAAAGTCCACCGGTGGAAATTTTGGACGGGGAAGTACTATTGATTCTCTTGTGGAGGGGTTCCATAGCAAAAGTTTGGGGTGGTTGGAAGAATATTTACGAACTCCAGTAAGAGCCAAGCCATCgtaacaacaatatattctGCAACTCCATGGTGTACAGCTAAAAGGCAAATCAAGTTTTGTTTGTACGCCCTCAACCCGTTGAATGCCTGAATTATTATAACAATACAAGGAAAACTCGCCCTTACCATTAGACCATTGGCTAACAAGAATTTTTCGGGAATGTTGGTTTTTCTTCACTTGATTGTGATATTTCATCTTCAAGAAaggttaatttttttcaaaaacctGAAACACATTTGAACCGAAGAAGAGACTGGATAGGTAGCCTGATGAGGATGTTCATAATTATTTCTTCTTGGAAGAGGATTCCCATAGCCCCATCAACATCCACctgctttcttttctttgaatGCTTCAAAACTCTCTTCCCTGCTATTAAAATTTGTGGTTAGCCATGTGCAATTGCGACATCAGGATTTTCACCAAGGagattcaaaaatataaataattaaaacatacaAAAAAGCTAACGACATTCAGCATCTACTATatccataaaaaaaattgacctgtTAATTTCTCTTTTTCCATTTACATAAATCTTGGCATCCAGAGTTTAAGTTAGACATAGTAGATATATACAGCTAAATAGTCGAGGTGCATAAAAAGCGAACTCAGATATTGTCgttacaaaaagaaaaaaaaactcaagcAAAAAGACACCATAGCACACTTATAGGTCTTGAGAACGAGCCCTAGTATGGAATTGTCTTTGCGCGGGATCATTTCACCTCAATGTAAGGCTTTCTATGTGAATCCGGATTTAGCGAGCCCCAGTGAACACCAAGTgggaaacaaataaaataaaaacagaaaATACACCGCCAAGAGTACTTGTGGTGGAGTGGTCATTCGTACTTAATTAGAGGTCTCAAGTACGAGTCTTGAGTATGGAATTGTCTTTGTGAAGGAGCATTTTACCCCCAATGTAAGGCTTTCTATGTAAATCATGCCAAGACAGGTATTGAACACCAagtgagaaacaaaaaaatatccTATCAACCGTTATGGTGGAGTGGTTCTTAGTACTTAACAAAGGTCACGAGTTTGAGCTTTAGGTATGAAATCTTCTTCTTGAGGGGAGCATTTTAACCCCAATGTCAAGCTTTTCGGTGCGAATCTAGATTTAGTCGAATCTCAATGTCAATATGAACACAGCATATAAAACAAAATCAGACAATACAGAGAAGAAACAGATACCACTACAAACTTTTCTATAGTGATTGAGAATTACTGATTTCTTCATTCGTCTCATCTTTgaaattttcttcttctcttttggcttagggattttctttttttaatatttttataactcTCTTTTAATATGAtgcttaattttattttattgcacTGAAGTGTTTAATATACAAGTTACCCGTCTTTATTCAGTCGTACCAAAATATAGgttttatatttgtttatgtatGAATGAGACACTTTCTTGCTTTTATGGTAATCGTGTTACAACCTCTTATGTGTTTTTATATCCGAAATTAAACTCTCTAGTTTACTTTGTAGtattcttttgcttgtattaTTAACAAAACAGTGAAGATACGCAACCAAGTAGAAACTCTGGGGAACTTCAAAAAACTTAATTATGTGTCTCACACAACTGATGCTAGTTGTATGATGCTTTTATGTCTCACAATTATCAAACTTTTGGTATCAAAGTCAATGATGCTTAAAATTACACAGCAATAACATTTGCAAGCAGGTCTATAGTAAATTTAAGAACGAAAATGGACATGAAGAGAGAGAATCGCAATCGCTCTgcttttttaaattaaaatttactcTCCTGACGTTATTGTTCTACAATAAATTACACAACCAAAATTGCGCGATCCAAtatgaagggaaaaaaaattatgcttgTCTGATGTTTACTTTTGACAAAATTGGGAAGACGAAAGCTACTCTTCACTTTACTTCCAAGCTTTTCTACCTCGAAATTGTTTGCCAGCGCGCTGCTGCTTTCTCTTTTTCTCAATCTTAGATTTTGCTACCTTGGATCTCTTTGCAGCTAATGGCATGCGTTTTTGGTGCTCTTTTTGCTGATTGCTTGAACCACCCGTCTGCAAAATTGAAACGCGAATGTAATCACATCATCCAAATCACAAGCGCATTTCATTATAATGGTAACCTTTTTAACAACTAAAGATCCACCTGTTTTTTGCGCGAACTGAGGACCTTAGCTCAAGCAAGTGCCAAGGTTATGTGAGATATGATAGCAAGAGAAGgaaatttgaaagagaaagaGACCAGGAAGTAGACGCAAAGTGTGCTTCGGGATACGGGAATACAGCGAGTAAATCATCAATTCCTTTTCATGCACTTTGAACATAAAAGTAGTTTTCTATGTATTAAGAGAAAATTTCCTAATGAAATGCTGAATTCCCCATTCTTAGGAAAAAAGGAATAGGTAAGTAGCTCAGAAGCTTGGccaataataagaaaaagctGGGTAATAAAGAGAAATTTAGAAATATGCAATGCTAAGCTCATGCAAATGAAATCTTTTGCAAACAATAAAGtaccttcttctttttcagaGCAGTTTTAGCTTGGTATCTCCCTCTATCCTCTCTACCAGCCCGAATAATCGCCAGTCTCTCTTCCTTGCTAAGCTTCCTTCGTATGTTAGCCTAAAGTAGTAGATATaataacataacataagatgCATCCTGTTAGGGAAGAAGATAGCAATTAACAAGAAACAAACACAAAATCCTAAAGTAAATCAAACAAAAGTGCACAAAACTGTGTCCAGCGATCAGCTTAACATGGGGGAagcattttctttttttttcctccctcTTTTGTAAATGAGGGAAGCATTTTTCTTCTGATCCAATTcgtaattcaaaatataatagtGACTGCAGAAGAATAATGCTGTGAAAGTGCAAGGCACCTAACCTCAAGTTTAGTAGCATCAACTCTTTTAGTACTAATTTGGTCTGAGCTGGGAAGCTTAAATCCATGTTGTGCTAACACAGTCCTCGCGTCGTTTTTAGCCTGATGAGCAAAATCAGAGAAATGTTACAGCAAAAATGATACATACATTTGTAGGGGGGAGTTCAGGACACCAGAAGTTGTAAAGTCAAAGATCATAAATGAAGTATTCATTGCAAGTGGGCTTCAGTTTCTTCAGAATCAGCATACCTTGAGTTCTTTGATTCTTTTGAAGTCCTCATTAGATAAAATACCATCCTCCATATTCAAGGAGTTATGTTCCATATTCGCCCCTGCTAATTTCTTTAAAGCACGAAGGCTATTGCTGGCAGCATTTACATCAAAATCagatattttcctttttattccTTTAGATTCCTTTTCGTCCACATCCTCCTCTTCAGAAGCCCAGCTATTATTATCCTGCATTATACCGCCATCAATACCATCTTCTTCACCATCACTCTCATCATCTTCAGTAGCTGATGCACTATCAAttgcatcatcatcatcttctgAAAATTCTTCAGCAGCTTGCGACTTGTTAtcttcatcactatcacattcatcatcaatttcatgatcatcACCAGACTCATTGTCAGAAGCATTATCTCCATCTTTCTCACAATTGACATCCTCTTCACCTGGGttaacatcatcatcacttTGTTCATCATGGTCAGACAAGCCAACAGACCCCTCCTCTATATCATCATCACTGTCCCCCTGACCCAGCAACTCAATGCCCGGAACGCTGCTGGCAATACTAACCTCACCAAATGCCTTAGGCCTTGCTTTTGGGTTAGTAGGGCGCCCTCTGTCCTTCTTAACTAGAAGTGAAGGGCAAACCTGCAAGCAATTGTTGCGGTCGTTGAACCAAATAAAACTTCACTGATCCTTTAACATGCATATTTAAGGAGAGGGAAAGAGGGAAATTCTTTATACCTCTCTGAACAAAGTAAGAAGTGATCGAGCGGATGCAGAAACTGCCTTCTCATTAGATTTTCTATACAACACAAGGTCTTGTAGCAAATCTTCTGTCATCAACTAAAACAAAAAAGATGAAAAGGCAAAAGTTGTGAATATATGAACACGTAAAACAGAATATAATAATTAACTAGTAATTAATAACTGACAAGTACTTGGAGAAACATTGTACATACCAAAGGCATGCGTAAGCATATTTCTCGGATTACATTGAGTCCCACGGATATAGCCTGCAAATGTCAAATACAGATATAGAATGAATATTATTTGCGTACAACATATATGATCCTAATGAAATATGAAGTTTTGTTGAATACCTCAGGCCTTGAACGGTCATGCACAAACTGATTGACTACCTGTTTAAATAATGGTTCAACAGCATCAGGAGGCACCTGTCAAGATAAGATATCATCTTAGCAGGAGAAGACTAGCAAGTTtatcaaaagaaacaaaaagaaattGCAGAACAAAAACACCGTACCATATCATGACACGCCTGAACCGCTGCAGCAAGCAAATTTGTCACATCACGCTGATGGGGCTGCAATTATAAGAACACCCATGCACCGAACTTAAGTATGAATGTGGAAGTACAATGCCAAAAGAAATATCAACTGTGATTCCAAAGGAAATTTCATAATTAGATACCTGAACATATCTCTGAAGGTAAGGATAGAAATTCAACAAAATCAAGTGATGGAGCCCAACTGTTCGGGCGATTactttcatcatcatcatcttaaCCTGGAAGGagacaagaaatgaataaatatgTGATTTTAAGTGATGGTCCCCAAAGGAAATACTACACAGGAAACTCCATTCCAGTTGCACCAAAGCAAAACTACAGGAAGTAAAGAAAGGTAATCTACCTCAAACCTCTCATTGCAAGTCTGAAGACGTGAGAAAAGCTTTTCAGCAAATCCCTGCAAGAAAATATATACTATAGGTATCTTTTCCACAGATTCCAAATTACAAAGACAGCATCATGGAGTAACAAGAACTTAAAAAACCTGAGCATCCTTTAAGTGGTTTAATGGGGAATAATAACTAGTGTTGTTATTTTCAGATTGCATGCGCTGCTGCTTCTTCATGCTGCGGACGGCACGCTGCAACTTTGCTTGCTTTTTCTTTTTGCTGGACGATGTACCCTTATTATTTGCCTAGATGTGCAAGTAGTCGTAAGTACAACAGATTTGTTGAATATTTACCACAGCGGAGGACAAACTATCATTACTCTCTTGAGTTTGAAAAAAAGTTCAAGTATTGAAAGACAGAGACACCGGTAGTAAGTTGTTCTGACATTCAAAGATCAGAATATGAAAACTCATTATTCCACTCCAAAATAGAAGGATCAGATCAAAGTGCAAAATCTCATCTGCATGTTTTCCAACCTAAAACCGGAGGGCACCACATCTTGAACAGACCCGTTATTCTATACTTGTGCCAAATAAGATCAATAATCAcattgaacaaaaaaaaagagtgaaacaaatatGCTGACATGGATCAAAACCCATTTAATGAATGACACATTAGAATTATAAGCCATTCACTGTAATCACTAGTGCAGGCATTATTGCTCTGCAGATGTGTATTATATAAGGAATGCCCATAGAGGATTTAATATAAGAACCAACCTTATAAATAGCCTCTTTATTTAGCAAAACCTGAGGCTGATTGGCTGTGTGCTCATCTTCACTATCTGCCAGATCACTATCTGAATCATCTTCAATTTTCTCATAATCAAGAAGAAAGGATAAAGAGGCAATCATAATCCTGAGAATTTATACAAGTACAAAGAGCTTTAGTTGCAAAGTGGTGAATGCAGTGAGCAACTATTAGCAACAAAGCCTACCTCGATGATGAATGAAAGCATGCCGAGCATATAGCATTTGCTGTTCTATCATCAAACCACACCCTTCTTCGATGAAGCTCACAAAGTGTGATCAGTGATCTTTTTGCTTTTGCTTCATCCTCTTGCTATCACATTTTAGTATCCACAAATAAGCAGAATTTCAACCTTCAACCAAAAAGAAATTCAGAAGGCATTACAAAAAAAGGCAGAACCAAACCTGTAGCAAGGCAAACAAAATGTTCTGAAGTGCCCGATTCTTCGTATCATTCTTGTGCTTCTGATTCATACGTCTAATACTATGGATAATATGTGAGAAAGCCAATTTTCTCAAAACCCTATCCCCCAGAGTCTGAAGCTCCATGAACAATGCAAGTGTCTccccaatatcaacaatctgAAACAAAACATAACATCAATGTTGATCTACATTAGTTCCTTTTTAAATTTGTCGGGTAATATTTCATCAACGTTGATCTACATTAGTTCCTTAACCATCTAATTACAAGGTATTCAATTATTCttcatggctaacacacatatcGAGTGAACTTTCAATTACTATGTGATGCACAAATCATtgcaattttttaaataatcatGGTGTTAGCGCCAGCTTGCGCGCACCTCAACTATCCACACGATACCTACTACCTCCCACCAACACAACTATCGTGTAACTCTATCCACCAAGATTGGACAGATAGAAAGAAATTAACTAGTATTTTTTGCCTCTGATGGAATTTGGAACtgagacctcatggttctcagctcacttcattgaccactaagCCACACAATTAGGTGTTTGATACACAGGTTATTGCAAGATATATCAAATTGAGGAGCAACTGCTTTATAATTTACTAGACAAGTCAAATTTAAACTGCGAGGTCAATCAAACAGCATCACATATAAAACAAAACGGATGCATTAGTACTGTATGTTCAATTCAATAGAAAAAAGATATCAAATTGAAGAGCAATACCTTTCGATTAAGGAGTAAAATCAAAGCTTGAGTAACATGAACACGTAGTCCAGAAGGCAAAGTCCGAGCCGAAGAACGAAGCAACTGAGCTAACTCATTGGGGAAATTAACAAGCTTTTTAGGGTAAAACGGAGTTACATGTGACAAAAACATAGCACGGTCACCTAAATCCTTGGAAACAGTCGGGTCAGTTGATACACCGCTAAGAGAAGTGAAATTAAGTGCTGCTTGTTGTTCGAAGAGATCCATTGAGGATTTGAATTGATTGTATACTAATGTTAGTTCAGATTCGTATCCTTCTGGATCGCATTTCATCTTTGATTGTAGAGTTGGTAAGCTTAGTTTCTCCGATGATAGACCTGAGGCTGCTATTCCTTCCGCCGTCAGCTCCGACGGCGCATGACGGCCGGAAACTGCAGACATGGTGACCGGAGAATGTGTTTTTGTGTGTGTAAAAGAAGAACCCTTGTAAAACCCTAGAACTAGAACTGAGGTTGAAGATGATAAAGAGGGGTAGAGATGTACTTCTTTAGTATGGAAAGggtatttgagtcttcagaGTACAACTACATAAAgcacaaaaaataaagaatttctttctttttgtttggtTTTGAGCATACATAGATGTTtgatacaataaaaaaaaattataacgaaGTCATTTAGGTCAATTTATGCTCACCTCAATTAATTTCATGTAATATTTGTTAGGATAAACACACAAATCTCAATAGTTTAGGGTCTTATTATGTGTCTTTCTGTGAGTTTTTTCAAATTACCATTTGTGTCAGATTTTGATGTGAATACGTTGTATCTAAGTGGATTCGCATGTATTTAGGACAGATTGACTCTCTCACTTGCCTCTCTCCCTAGGTATTTGTGTTTCATAATGTTTCTAGTATTCCAGATACATATATCTAGTGTGGTTTGCATGTATCTGGATATGATAACTCTTTCTCTTGCCTCTCTCCTATCTCGCTCGTCTCTGTCTTATCTCGCTCATATCTTACTCGGCTCTCTCTTgtatatttgtattacatagtaTATTTggtaacaaaaaatatatagcaACAGATGGTAACTTTATTTACAGCCCTTTTGAGTAAGGACCTCATCCAGAACGCTATCgaatcaaatcaaaaaagaTATGAGCGGCGGGTCCTATGTTGAGTAAGGGGGGAGAAGGTGTCCCTTCTGCTAAGTTGGAGCTAGGGAAGTTAAAGCATAACATCTGGTGTGACGCTATGTAGGTGGTGTGTTTAAATTAGGACCATACATTGGGATTCTTTTCCCCTCATCACTATCCAGTCGGGATGCTTTCTCTCTTCTCCTTATAGATCACGTGAGtttagttttaattttcttgagcATTAGGTCTTGATAATTATTGATCCGATATCTTTAGATTTGCACCAAGAAGGTTCCCTATTTCTACAATTCACAAGAAGATACTTCTTATTTCTTAATGTACATTGATAAAATGGACGTTTATTTGAACTTGCAAAGTTGGGAATGCTATTACACTCTtaagcaacaaaaaaaaagatcgAATTTTAGCAATGAATtttaaacaatatatatataaacatggTAAATTCATACAAATGACATACACATAACATATAATTATGTTATTCTATATATTTGATAAAATCATACAAATGACATATATGTTATTGTATTCTCTTATAAGTCGTTTGTGTGTATTTTGTATAGTTAGCCGTTTATGTGTATGTTGTATGTTGTTTGTAAGGTGAGAGATAAAATGGAAAGATTAGAGCTCATGATCTCTTCAATTGTTATAAACAAATCTAATTAATGTTTTCGAGTTCATGAGCATGtttgatatttaaagtttatgaattttttcaataatttcaaattaatttaccaTGATAATTAAAATCACGATCAAAttcttataaattttttaatatacatacaaaatatgaactaaaattACTAAGTTTCCGAAAATTCATACCTAAAACTTAgaacccccacccccaccttAGTCCCCACCCATTTCTACAAGTTAATAGGGCTCATGTAATAGCCCATATAGGCAAATAAAAGCAGAAGCCCAAAAGTCCATAACTAAGTTCAAACCCAAACCAAACCTAACCTAATTAATTACGTGGCATCTTTAAAAATGTAAACGTGGCTATTATTTCATCACTAGCTTTAGATTTCTCTTACATttcaaaaagaagaataagaaccGAACGGAATCAGAATTAGaagtttataaattttaaaattctattttttaagaattattaAAACTAAATAATTCATACATATCTAATCAAATTTGAACTTAAGTTTATGAGTTGAATTagacttagagcccgtttggatgggctttaagttggtcaaaattaacttaaagcccatttttagcttttgaatgTGTTTGTCTAATattaactttaagccataaagttcttaaagtcagtcaaaaatgaaaagttaggatttctaacttttttttttctaagtgcttaaagccgttttgtttgaccatggaaattacttttatatccattatattttaactaaattctcaaactaccctttttattcttttaaccctaaaattcaaacacttattttcaacataagcacttttatccaaacactcaattgcttatttataaaaataactttcagcacttcaaaattctaaaaatattttatacataaaaattactttttttaaattcaTCCAAACGGACTCTTATTAGCTCCGCCTCGAAGAAAGTGGTCAGTTTGCCTCCACTTTCCCATAGATTTCAAAAACGATCCAaattttctattcatttttttatggCTAAAAGTTTAACAAGTGGATGACAAAACCATAAATGGTGGAGTCTACATTTGGCTTTTTGTTTAACTCCTTTGCCATCTTTGTGTTGTTATTAATAGGACAAAAGAAGATAAATACcaattttaaaagtattttggCTTATATtacacaaacaaacaaaacattACTTGCCATTCCCACTATTCTCCACTAAGAAACAAAAGGAAATGATGGTATTTTTCCTTGTTTTTGTTAGGGCATGTTTGGACTCAAGTAGTTTTTTTAGGAATATTTATAGTCTTTTAACTCTTTTTATAGCCACCCTTTGATTCCCTATACATCTTATGTCATGACAAACATACAACCAAAAAGTTGTTCCACACACTTTAAATTCTCTTTGAGATAAAGAAACAAAAGGTGGTGGAGAGGTGGGGGTTGGATTTTTaatagttttatttattttttgtttaatgTTTGGTACTATATTAGAActcatttatttaattttgaaatttgaatttcatAAGGCTGATTTAACgagaaaattaatatatattttatgccTAAAATTTGAACTCAAAAACTTTAGTTGAGCTTCGATAAACTCTTCTCTAAATTCATTGTCATATGCTCATGTATGAGTAATAATTAAAGGTAATCACTAATGCAACAAAGCATTTTATCTTTTCCCCTCTTTTACGGATTAAAGTTACGTTTTTTCCGTGTAGATATAAGactttcaaattaataatttaaataatttttttaaaataaataaatcacatTCGATGATTTTCTCAAACTACAATAACTTATCATCATAAAAGATGAAATAGAGCTAAAAACAGGTGATAGTTAACTTCAAGTGAAAATGTCTATAACTAATAGGCGCAAAATTTAACTTTACCCAACACATAATCATATAAACAATCTATACATTAACAAATTACTCAAAAACTAActtaatatgaaaaagaaaaagtataaTAAGCGAGGTTTGTTGCATTGTGATTTTATTATAGTAGTAAAagcataatatataatgtatgaTTAGGACCAATTCAAACAATATAACACACACTTGATACTCTTATTAAGTAGATAAAAGTAAAGAAATGATTTTACTATTTACTAACTTTTGAATCATGCGCTACTAATTTTTCATAACTTTTCGattatgtaaaaaaataaagtaatgtAATCAACTACCTTATTACTTGATCTTAGCCAAAAGGCCTATAAAGGTATACCTTATTAACTACacatataaaataaagtataattaaaatctcaagtaactaacaacaaattcaagtttatcCGGACTTGAACTATATGGGTTTAACTTTTAAGATTAATAACATTgaacttaaatatattttaaaatttgtaaaTTAATATCtactatttattactttcttcatttcaatttatttgttttatttttctttttagtctatTTCAGAAAGAACATATCTATTCTTTTTGGACAGCTCTTTAGTTTCAACGTTCTACTTGACAAGTTTAACACCATAAAATTGAAGGTTGTTTTGTTACATTTCATGTGTTTTTAGTTTACGATAACaaaatttaacttttttattacattaaaatcagacaaacaaataaaaatgaaaggtGAATAAATTTAGTAAATTTTACCTATTGAAAATACTAGTTTCAAATAAATCCGCAAAGCTATGAGTGGGTGGGGtgtgttgggggggggggggttgttgAGGACTTGATAGAAATTTTGGAAAGACTAATAAAAGCTAAACACAAAGAGCCAAAAAAGGTAGCTCATTTTCTCACAAATTCCATGTTCTT
This Solanum dulcamara chromosome 1, daSolDulc1.2, whole genome shotgun sequence DNA region includes the following protein-coding sequences:
- the LOC129884145 gene encoding uncharacterized protein LOC129884145, with the protein product MSAVSGRHAPSELTAEGIAASGLSSEKLSLPTLQSKMKCDPEGYESELTLVYNQFKSSMDLFEQQAALNFTSLSGVSTDPTVSKDLGDRAMFLSHVTPFYPKKLVNFPNELAQLLRSSARTLPSGLRVHVTQALILLLNRKIVDIGETLALFMELQTLGDRVLRKLAFSHIIHSIRRMNQKHKNDTKNRALQNILFALLQQEDEAKAKRSLITLCELHRRRVWFDDRTANAICSACFHSSSRIMIASLSFLLDYEKIEDDSDSDLADSEDEHTANQPQVLLNKEAIYKANNKGTSSSKKKKQAKLQRAVRSMKKQQRMQSENNNTSYYSPLNHLKDAQGFAEKLFSRLQTCNERFEVKMMMMKVIARTVGLHHLILLNFYPYLQRYVQPHQRDVTNLLAAAVQACHDMVPPDAVEPLFKQVVNQFVHDRSRPEAISVGLNVIREICLRMPLLMTEDLLQDLVLYRKSNEKAVSASARSLLTLFREVCPSLLVKKDRGRPTNPKARPKAFGEVSIASSVPGIELLGQGDSDDDIEEGSVGLSDHDEQSDDDVNPGEEDVNCEKDGDNASDNESGDDHEIDDECDSDEDNKSQAAEEFSEDDDDAIDSASATEDDESDGEEDGIDGGIMQDNNSWASEEEDVDEKESKGIKRKISDFDVNAASNSLRALKKLAGANMEHNSLNMEDGILSNEDFKRIKELKAKNDARTVLAQHGFKLPSSDQISTKRVDATKLEANIRRKLSKEERLAIIRAGREDRGRYQAKTALKKKKTGGSSNQQKEHQKRMPLAAKRSKVAKSKIEKKRKQQRAGKQFRGRKAWK